One window from the genome of Dolosigranulum savutiense encodes:
- a CDS encoding D-serine ammonia-lyase, with product MSTKTWLDSIPGFDKVMNYEPIFWINDNYKGVEFANQTTDFSYADMVDARERLKRFAPYFNKYFPETQDRGGIIESDITPIPDFKAYLEDFYDVTIQGDLLLKRDDTLPIAGTIKARGAIYEVLKHAESRALQAGILSGYDDDYTKFGTDEFKEVFSHYKVMVGTTGNLGISVGVMAAALGFDVTVHMSDEAKEWKKQHLRDKGANVIEHETNFTEAVERGRAQSDMDADSYFVDDEHSHELFLGYTVAALRLKEQLDQKGIIVDADHPLFVYSPCGIGGSPGGTMFGLKQVYGDHVHCFFAQPTHMPSMLVGLMTERYDNVSVFDADIDAITNMDGLAVPRTSGFVAELMHRFFNGGLTISEENQKMHLTKMIDLEDIRLEPAALAGLPGPAMLFGTDAGQRYLTDNQLVDKMEQATHIAWATGGSMVPEASMEEFYQQGQELMQ from the coding sequence ATGAGTACTAAAACATGGTTAGATTCTATTCCAGGATTTGATAAGGTAATGAATTATGAACCCATTTTCTGGATTAATGACAATTATAAAGGCGTCGAATTCGCCAATCAAACAACTGATTTTTCATATGCAGATATGGTCGATGCACGCGAACGCTTGAAGCGCTTTGCCCCTTATTTTAATAAATATTTCCCTGAAACTCAGGATCGAGGCGGTATTATTGAATCAGATATTACGCCAATTCCTGATTTTAAAGCCTATTTAGAAGATTTTTATGATGTGACCATTCAGGGAGATTTGTTGCTAAAACGTGACGATACTCTACCCATTGCAGGAACCATTAAGGCGCGCGGAGCCATTTATGAAGTGCTCAAACATGCTGAGTCCCGCGCATTACAAGCAGGTATCTTAAGTGGTTATGATGATGACTACACAAAATTTGGCACCGATGAATTTAAGGAAGTTTTTAGTCACTATAAAGTCATGGTCGGTACAACCGGAAATCTAGGTATCAGCGTTGGTGTAATGGCAGCGGCACTCGGTTTCGATGTGACGGTTCATATGTCTGATGAAGCCAAAGAATGGAAAAAACAACACCTACGTGATAAAGGTGCCAACGTCATCGAACATGAGACTAACTTCACTGAAGCTGTTGAACGTGGACGCGCTCAATCTGATATGGATGCTGATTCATACTTTGTTGATGATGAACATTCTCACGAGCTATTCTTAGGCTATACGGTTGCCGCTTTGCGTCTAAAAGAACAATTAGACCAAAAAGGTATTATAGTTGATGCAGATCATCCTTTATTTGTTTATTCGCCATGCGGTATTGGTGGTAGTCCAGGCGGTACCATGTTTGGCTTAAAACAAGTCTACGGTGATCATGTCCATTGTTTCTTCGCTCAACCTACACACATGCCCTCAATGCTCGTTGGATTAATGACTGAACGTTACGATAATGTATCTGTTTTCGATGCCGATATCGATGCGATAACTAATATGGACGGATTAGCTGTTCCGAGAACATCTGGCTTTGTTGCTGAGTTGATGCATCGCTTCTTCAATGGTGGTTTAACTATTTCTGAAGAAAATCAAAAAATGCACTTAACTAAGATGATTGACTTAGAAGACATTCGCTTAGAACCAGCTGCCTTAGCTGGCTTGCCTGGCCCAGCTATGCTCTTCGGAACTGATGCCGGTCAACGTTATTTGACTGATAATCAGTTGGTAGATAAAATGGAACAAGCCACTCATATTGCTTGGGCGACAGGTGGTAGCATGGTTCCCGAAGCAAGTATGGAAGAATTTTATCAACAAGGTCAGGAATTAATGCAATAA